One window of the Prinia subflava isolate CZ2003 ecotype Zambia chromosome 1, Cam_Psub_1.2, whole genome shotgun sequence genome contains the following:
- the TAC1 gene encoding protachykinin-1 isoform X2 produces the protein MRLPLAFAVLLLASSQALGEEMGTADDLSYWSDWSDSDQAKEELPLPLEHFLQRMARRPRPQQFFGLMGKRDAGYGQISHKRSSEGSIAQNYERRRK, from the exons ATGAGGCTCCCGCTGGCTTTCGCCGTGCTCCTCCTGGCCTCGTCGCAGGCGTTGGGCGAGGAGATGGGAACAGCCGACGACCTCAGCTACTGGTCCGACTGGTCCGACAGCGACCAGGCGAAG GAGGAGCTGCCGCTACCCCTGGAGCATTTCCTGCAGAGGATGGCCCGGAGACCCCGGCCCCAGCAGTTCTTCGGCCTCATGGGCAAGCGGGATGCCG GATATGGCCAGATCTCTCACAAAa GGTCCTCTGAAGGCAGCATAGCACAGAATTATGAACGGAGGCGTAAATGA
- the TAC1 gene encoding protachykinin-1 isoform X1, translating into MRLPLAFAVLLLASSQALGEEMGTADDLSYWSDWSDSDQAKEELPLPLEHFLQRMARRPRPQQFFGLMGKRDAGYGQISHKRHKTDSFVGLMGKRSLNSGSSEGSIAQNYERRRK; encoded by the exons ATGAGGCTCCCGCTGGCTTTCGCCGTGCTCCTCCTGGCCTCGTCGCAGGCGTTGGGCGAGGAGATGGGAACAGCCGACGACCTCAGCTACTGGTCCGACTGGTCCGACAGCGACCAGGCGAAG GAGGAGCTGCCGCTACCCCTGGAGCATTTCCTGCAGAGGATGGCCCGGAGACCCCGGCCCCAGCAGTTCTTCGGCCTCATGGGCAAGCGGGATGCCG GATATGGCCAGATCTCTCACAAAa ggCATAAAACAGACTCCTTTGTTGGACTTATGGGCAAAAGATCTTTAAATTCTG GGTCCTCTGAAGGCAGCATAGCACAGAATTATGAACGGAGGCGTAAATGA